The following DNA comes from Limnobacter sp. SAORIC-580.
AACGCGCAATGTTGGCGTCCATATTGCTCATCAGGCCGGCATACACTTCCATGTAACGGGCGGTAATTTTTTTATGCGCTTCAGGCAACTTGTCCCAACTGTCTGAACCAAAAGAAAGTGGAGGTAGCTCAACTGTGTCGGGCATGACACCCAGCGCTTTTTGTCGGGCAAGTCTTTCGGCGCGAACGATATCCCATCCTTTGTCATACTGGCCTTTGTAGGCATCCCTTTCACGGGCACGAGCCTGCAAAGGCGAATGGGGCCCTGGATAGGCCAAATGCAGGTAGAAAGGCCGCCCTGGCTCAAGTGCCTGCTGGGTACGAATGTAGGTAATGGCACGGTCGGTGAGGTCGTCACATACAAAGTAGTCAGGCGTGTCGGGCGGTTCAACCGGCGCGATGCCGTCGAACAGTTCCGAGGGTTTGAAATAATCGGTGGAGTGCCCTTGAAACCAATAAGCCCGATCAAAACCGCGTTGCGTGGGCCAATTGTCGTAAGGCCCGTTTGCACCGGTGGTGTGCGCATTGTTCAAATGCCACTTTCCACTCAGAAAAGTGGACCACCCTGCCGCTTGCAACACCTCAGCCAAAGTGGCCGCCTCGTGCGTTAAATCACCTCGATAACCCGGGTAACCCGCATCAATGTCGGCCAGCCAACCCATGCCCGCAGAATGGTGATTCAAACCAGTGAGGAACGAGGCCCGTGTGGGCGAACACATGGAGCAGGTGCGAAAGTTGGTGTACTGCAAACCGGTTTTTGCCAAGGTATCGATGGCGGGTGTTTTTATTTCACTGCCGTAACAACCCAAATCGGAGAATCCACAGTCGTCGAGCAAAATGACAACCACATTGGGTGCGCCTTCTTTTGCCTTTGCTTTGCTGGCAGTGGCGGGCCGGGAATCCTGGAAAGACAAGGCCACCTGTGCAGCCTCGCCTTCAGGCAGTGCTTTGGGTGTCATCAATGCACGTGCTTTGGTGTTGGCCACATGCGCGCCAGTGGCAGCCACACCCACAGTGGCTGCACCCACAGCAAGGCCCGACAGGAATGCGCGCCGTTTCAAGCGTTTGGGGGACAAGCCTTCTGAATTGCTGTCATCGTTTTGATCATCACTGTGCTGCGTCATGCTTGTCCCCTATTTGAATTGAATGTGTCTTTTGTTCTATTTCTTAACTAGTGACACTATTTGTGTCACTATATACAAAAGAAATTCGAATCTCAAGGAGTCGAACACATGGCAATGCCAAAAGTTTTGAAAGTTCATGGTCTGGATCTTTCTTATTTCACAGGAAAGCTGGAAGCCTACTTGCGCGGCAAACAAATTCCCTACGAACTGATTGAAATGGACACTGGCGATTTCAAACGTTGTGGCAAAGCCACGGGTGTGGCTCAAATGCCTCAGGTGGAATGGCTTGATGGTCAATGGCTAAGCGACACAACATTGATTATTGAGTTTCTGGAAACTCTGAAACCAGAAACATCGATCATGCCTGAAAATGCCACAATCCGATTCCTTGCACTGTTGCTGGAGGACTTTGGCGATGAATGGCTGTGGAGGCCGGCACTTTACTATCGCTGGGCCCACGCTCAGGACGCCCGACTGATGAGCCACCGCCTTGCAGATGGCATGATGCGTGATGTACCACTGCCCTTTTTCATGCGACGCTGGGCCATTTTAAATCGACAGCGACTGCACTTTTTATGGCTTGATGGCGTGCGGAAAAGCACTGCGAAACGCGTTGAAGCACATTACCTTGAAACACTGGATGCTCTTGAGACAGTGCTTGAGAAGCAACCATTCGTTCTTGGCCAACGCCCAACATTGGCCGACTATGGGCTGTATGGCAGCATGTTCCGGCATTTTTTCTGCGACCCCACACCAGCGCGAATCATGCGGACTCGCGCCCCGGCCGTGCACGAATGGGTTGCGCGGCTGTGGAATACCAAACTGGCTGACCACAACAACGCGCCTTTGACAACACAATGGCCAGTAGAATTGACCCCATTGCTAAACATCATTGGCACTGAATTTTTACCTTACATGCAAGCCAATGAACTGGCCATTGAACAAGGGGCGCGTCAATTCAAGTTCAGCAGTCAAGGTGTACAGTTCAAAATACCCACACAACGTTACCGTGCCTGGCGTTACCAGCGGTTGAGAAATCGATATCAGGCACTTGAGCTCTCAACCCAACAAGAAATAAACGCGTGTTTTCCCGAACTGGGCACAGCCTTGAGCAAACCTGTAACATGCCCGATAGAGGCAAGAATCAAGGGCTTGCCCATTAGCACACCCACAACAATGACAAGTAGAACATGGTGAAAGTAGACGGTCGCACCACACGCGGACAAGCCAATAGAAAACAGATTGTTCAGGCACTGATTGAACTGATTAGAGAGGGCCACCCAGCGCCCACAGCGGAAATGGTTTCAGCACGTGCCGGGGTGGGCCTGCGAACCGTGTTCAGGCATTTCAAAGACATGGAAACCCTGTACAGGGAAATGACCAGCGAAGTGGACGCCATTGTTGCCCCGGTACTGGCCACCCCGGTGGTAGGCAATAGCCTGCATGAGAAACTGATGCATGCCATTGAACGCCGTGCAGCCATGTTTGAAAAACTGGCCCCGCTGCAAGCTGCGAGCCTGGTGCACTTGCATGAATCCGAATACCTGCGGGACAGGCAAGCCAGCACCGTTGAACTACAACGCCACCTGCTCAAGGCCTTTCTACCTGGCGAAATGGTTAAAGACAAAGCCCTGTTTGAGGCGTTTGATTTGGTACTGAGTATTGAGACCTGGTTGCGACTTCGTCGAGATCAAAAGCTTAGCGTGAACGCAGCCAAGAAAGTTCTTCAGCGCAGCGTTGAGCAACTGTTGAAATAAGAGCCCAGTTATAAAACAAGCGACTAAATCAAGCGATCAAGGAGCGCGTCAAACTGTGCGATGCCTTGCTCACGAGACACCACACCATCACGAATCAACTGGCGAATTCCCCAAAACGAGAGAATAACCATCCAGACGAGGCCAGTGGCTGCGGCTTGATCCAGACCTTTGGCTTTGCGCATGGTTGGAACCCACAACTTCAAAATGACGCCTCGAATTCCCAAACGAATGGTTTCAAGCTCGGGCGAATTCAAACCGGAACCGGCGATCAACTGCCACAGCGCGTCGCCCTTGCCCACCGGCATGTCCAGAGAAACAAACACTGCAGAACGTATGGCCAATTTGATGTCGTTGGGATTGCTGGTAATTGCCAGCGCGGTACCTTGCATGGTGTCGGTGAAAATAGCCCACGCAGCGGCACCCAACAAACTTTCCAGATTCGGAAAATGTTGATACACCAACTGCCGGCTTACACCGGCCCTGTCGGCCAGTGCACTCATGTTCAACACGCCCCAACCCGCTTCTTCAACCAGTTCAGCGGCTGCATTCAGCAGCGACTTTCGCCGATCTTCCTTGCCAAGGTAAGGCCTTTTTTCCTGAATTGCGCGTAAGTTCATTTTCAAGTGCTACAAGGTTAACTCTGAATACAGTGTGCCACACATTCAAAGAAATTGACACAGTGTAAATATTAATGTTTTAATCAATTATTCGAAACCCGCACACAAGGGTCACATGAGACAAACCTACACTCTGTATGGCTGGCACTTGTCCTATTTCACAGGCAAGGCGCTTTGCTATTTGCGCTATAAACAAGTTGACCATGTACTCAAGGCAGTCAACCTGTTTACGTTGACCCGAACCATCAAGAAAAAAACCGGTGCGGCTGTAATGCCAGTGTTGAAAACTCCCTCAGGCGAATGGATACAGGACACCAGCGAGATCATTGACTACATTGAGTCGCTGCATCACATGAACCCGGTGACACCCAATACCCCTGTACAGGAATTTGCCTCCACTTTACTGGAAGCTTGGGGCGATGAATGGTGGGTGCCAATTGCCATGCATACACGCTGGAACTACCCGGAAAATTTCGCCTTGTTTGAACAAGATGCGGGGAAAGCCTTGTTGCCATGGGCTCCTCGTTTTTTACAGAACAAAGCGGCTCAACGCCCGGCAAAAATGCTGCGTGGGATGTTGCCATTCGTTGGAATAGTACCCGAGCAATACAACACCATGAATGAATGGACAGTACACATGCTCGACGCATTGAACCGGCATTTCGAGCAGTTGCCATTTTTACTGGGCGAGCGCCCAAGCCTGGGCGACTTCGGTTTGGTGGGCACCATGTATGGCCACCTGGGCCGTGACCCCTGGCCCAAACGCGAATTGATAGAACCAAGAACCCATTTGAATGCCTGGCTGGAACGCATGAAAAACCCAGCGGTGCATGCCGACAAACTCCTGTTGGGCAACGATGAAATTCCTGCAAGCTTGAATCCGATTTTCAAATCGATCTTCGAAGAATTCATACCAATGGTGGCACAGGTTGGCGAGTTGGCCACGCAGCATGCGCAGCAAAACGGATTGAATCAACGCCTGCCCCGACGCATTGGCGAAGTGACGACCACCATGGGCGGAAAACCCTTCAAACGCGGCGCCCTTCCCTACATGATCTGGATGATGCAACGCGCCCTGGATTGCTATGCCCACATGGCAGACAGCGACAAACACGATGTACGCACCTGGCTGAAACAACACAACGCGGAACATATTCTGCGCCTTAACCTGCCCCGTGTGGAGCGCAGGGCATTGACCGTGGCGGTGACTGCATTGCCACCAAAACACATGGAGAAAGCAGCTTGAGCAAAACAGTGGTTATCACAGGGGCCTCATCGGGTATTGGAAAAGCCTTGGCCCTTGAATTTGCACAACGGGGTTGCAACCTTGGCCTGGCTGCACGCAGGCTGGACAAACTTGACGCGCTGCGTGCCGAAATCGCACTGCTGCCTGGCTGCCAGAATTTACAAGTCGAGATCATTGAACTTGATGTCAACAACACAAACGCTGTGGGGCCAGCATTGCACACCCTGTTCAGTCATTTAAACCAGGTTGATGTGGTCATCGTGAACGCTGGTGTAAACAAATTAACCGGCATAGGCAAGGGTCAGTTGAATGACGAGTTGGGATTGATGCAAACCAATTTGCTGGGCGCGATCGCCACCGTGAATGCTGCCGTAGAGTGGTTTAAACAAGCCGGTGGGGGTCATGTGGTGGGTATTTCCTCGCTGGCTTCGCTGACCCCTATTCCAAAGCAAGCTGCCTATTGTGCAACCAAAGCCGGATTCTCAATGTACCTGGATGCCGCAGCGATCGAACTGAAAAAATACAAAATCGATTTCACCAAAATTCTCCCAGGCTTTGTAAAAACCGAAATTGTGGATGACATGGACAAGTTTCCATTTTTGGTGTCAGCGGAACAGGCAGCCCGGGAAATGGTCAATCACATTGAGAAACGCCGCAGCGTGGGCGTGGTGCCGGGCTATCCCTGGAAGCTTTTGAAACCCCTCCTGGCCAATATGCCCACGGGTGTATGGCGTTACATAAAATGAACAGGCCATGAAACCCTCCTATTCCGTACTTGGATTCGTTGCAGTGGCCATTCTGATCGGCATTCTGGAATGGCGCAGCGGCGAGCAGGCAGCCAACAATGAACTGGTGGTGACCGAGGCACAACGTGCTTTCGTACGCGAGCAGGTCCTGCAAAGCGGCGCGCAGGCCATGGGTACTGCAAGCTACGAACAAGCCATGGCCACCTACATCGATGAAGAAATTCTTTACCGGGAAGGCTTGAAGTTGGGTTTGGAAAAAGACGATTTGATTGTAAAGCGTCGCGTCGTGCAAAAAATGCGCTTCCTGTTGGAGGACATGACTCCGATTGCCCCCCCCACCGAAGCGCAACTTCAAACCTGGCTGGATCAAAACGCACAACGCTATCAAACCGAGCAAACCATTGTGTTTGATCACCATTTCTTTAGCCGCGGCAAACGTGGTGACGAAGCAATATATCAGGCAGGCCTTGCTCGCAACGACCTGCTTGCTGGCCAGCAAATCATTTCTGACCCCTTTCCCTTGCAAACAGGTTCTGAGTTACTGAGCCGGGAAAGAATCACCAAAGAATTTGGTGTTGCCACCAGTGACACAATTTTTGACTTGCCCCTTGGCGAGTGGTCGCAAGCGGTGCAATCGCCACTTGGGGTACACCTGTTCAAGGTGCACCAGAAAAATGCGGGCCGCACCATGACGCTTGAAGAAGCAGGCAATCAACTTCGGTCCGACCTGATTGCAGCCCAACGTGAGGCGGTGAACGACGCAGGTCTGGCTGCCTTGCGCGCCACCTACACCATCAAGGAAGCACCATGAACAGGCTGCTTGTTGCATGGGCGCTCTGCATCGGTTTACTGGGTGCAGGAGAAAATGGCTACGCACATGAGATGGGTACTTCTGCATTGATTGTGCATGAAAGCGCCTCTGGAACTGGTCAGTTTGTATTCAAACGCACTGTGGGTTCAGACGACAAAATACCTCCGATTGATTTTCAATTTGCGCCAGTCTGTGAATTGCGCGATGTCAGCACGGAGTGGGAAGGCAACACAGAACTGATACAACGCGGCAATTTCTTTTGCAGCAGCGCATTAGCTGAACATGAAATTATTGCAAACGGATTTACCCGCCTTGCACCCGACCTCATTGTTCTTGCTAGCCCAAAGCAAGGTCAGCGTGTTCACGCAGTGTTGACACCGAAACAGGCCAGTATTTCATTGGGAACCGACACCCAAAGAACACCGCCTCTGGAATATCTCAGCATCGGAATTGAACACATTGTGTTTGGTTTGGACCATGTATTGTTTGTTACTGGGCTTTACCTGCTTTGGAAAAAACGGAAGCAAAATACAAAGCAATTGATTGGGCAATTCACACTGTTTACCGTGGGGCACAGCCTGACCCTGGCTTTGCTGGTGTTAGGCTGGATCGCAGTGCCCACTCGCGCGATCGAGGCCTGGATTGCACTGAGCGTCTTGTGGCTTGCCTGGGAACTGGTGCGAAAAGAACCTGCTCAACCAACGAATTGGTCTCACCTGCTATTGATCGCTGCCTTTGGCCTTTTACATGGCTCGGGCTTTGCCCTATCAATGGAAGAGCGGGGGTTCCCGGAAGACGCCCTTCTCAGCACCTTGCTGCTTTTTAATCTGGGTATCGAGATTGGCCAATTGTGGATCGTCACCGTGCTGGCCACAACATTCACCCTGCTCGAAAAAACCCACCTGCCCAATTTCACACGCTTTGCCCAATATGCCCTTACGCTGTGTATTGGCGGTGCGGCTCTGTACTGGACGCTTGAAAGGATTCACAGCTATGTATAAACACTGCACCGTTGTGCGCAGATTATTGCCAACGCACCTGTTGATCCCGGCCCTTCTCGCACTGAGCCTCTCGGCCTGCCTGAACTCCAGCGACACCAATGTGGCCCAAACAGATACACCCACTACGGTAAGCCCCGCAGAGCGCCCGGAAGATGTGGAATGTGTGGGCAGCAGCGTGAGGAAGCAGGCTTTTTTTGGTGATTTACACATTCACACCAAACTGTCGTTTGACGCTTATTTCTTCAATTCAATCAATGGGCCTCGAGAAGCATACCAATTTGCCAAAGGTGAGAATGCATTTTTACCATCCGGCGAAGACCCGGATACACCCATGCGGCAAATTAACATTGGCCGCCCACTGGATTTTGCAGCCGTCACTGAACATGCCGAACAACTGGGTACCTTTTCCAATATCTGCGAACTGCAGGGAAACGTTCCGGCAGGCACCAACCCCGCTTGCAGTGCCCTGGGGCAAGTAATTCGTGACAACGTCTCTGTGTTCATTACCGGCAATGTGCCTTTGTACCTGCAACTGGTCACCAGTGCAGGCAGCCGGGTGCCAAGCACGCGAACCTGGGAAGAAATACAGGCTATCGCGAATGCTGAAAACCAGCCCTGCAAATTCACCACCTTCAATGGTTATGAATTCTCATCCAACAAAGGCGGCCAGGTGCTGCATCGAAATGTCATTTTCGAAGGCACCAAAGTACCAGCCGATGTGATCAGTTCAATTCCACCCATTCCCACCACCGACAACACCAACGATGAATGGGGTTTGTTTGATCGACTGAAAACCGAATGCCTCGATGTAGAGGGTTGTGATGTTGTAACCATTCCCCACAGCACCAACCAAAGCGATGGGCGTTTTGCCCGTGTACGCCAGCCGGATACTGGCCTACCATTGGCCAGAAACAACACCACACTGACGTTGGCTGATGCCACGTTGCGCAACACCCTTGACCGTTTGTTCGAGATTGTTCAGCACAAGGGGGCCAGCGAATGCATCACCGGGTTTAACAAAGGACTGACTGGCGGCGAGGAATCGGGTTGCGGATTTGAAGAATGGAAAACCCTGTGCAAAGGCAATTCAGACGACCCCGCAGAATGCGCCAAAGTATGCAAGGGCACTGCCAACGACCCGCTGTTTTGCCAAGTCAACCGGCTACAAGGCACGGGCAAAAGCATTCACGCTGCCAGCGAATGCACGGGCAGCGACATTGGCGGCTCAACCCCGGCCGATTGTACAGCCCCACTGGATTACGCCCGTAATGTGTTGCCGGAAGGCAGTGCAATTGCACGCAAGCTGGGGGTGAACCCTTATCAATATGGTTTTATTGGCTCAAGCGATACGCACAACGGCATCGCAGGCAACACCGACAAAACCAAATTCTCGAAAAACTCGGGCCATGGCGGTGTGCTGGATGATGAACCCAATGAGGCCTTGGGCAACTGGGAATGCAAGCAGCGGCCATTGCCCACCGACTCCATCACCGGCTTTAAATTGCCATTTAGCACCGAATCGGCCGCAGACCCCAACAACTGCGAAGAACGTGTCTTCAACCCGGTGGCATCCAATTTCACACCGGGCGGACTGGCGGGCGTGTGGGCGCGAGAAAACACACGAAAGGAAATTTTCGCAGCCCTTAAACGGCGAGAAACTTTTGCCACCTCGGGCTCGCGCATGCGCATTCGAACCTTGGCATCAAGCAAGCCCTTCCCCAGCAATATTTGCGAACAATTGGCCGCAGGTGCCAGCCCGATCGAAGAAGGTTTGGTGGAAGGTGTGCCCATGGGCGGCACGCTGGAAGTAAAAAACAAGGGCCCCTACATTGTGGCCTACGCCATTCAAGACCCGGGCGGCGAGGAAGCCGGTGTGCCCCTGCAACGGCTTGAGTTGATTAAAACCTGGGCCGATTCAAATGGCGATCTGAGGCAGCAGGTTTTGAAACTGGCTGAGAATGCCAACGCGCCGCAGCCCAATTCCGATTGCAGCATTCAGCAACAAGGCCCGGAACAAATGTGTGCGGTGTTTCATGACACCCAATACCAGGCCAGCACAGGTGCCAGCTACTATGCACGCGCACTTGAAAACAACTCCTGTCGCTGGACCACAAAAATGTGTACAGCCAAAGGCGTGCAATGCGAGGCGCTACAACCCGGCAATGGCCTGTTTTCCGCACAAAGTGGTTTCGCGGGGTTTGAAGGTTGTTGTCGCATTGAAGGTGAACCTGGAAATTTCCGAGGAGACTTCCGTTTCATTACCCAGCAGGAACGCGCCTGGAGCTCACCGATTTGGGTAGAAAGCCCTAAACAGGCAATAAACAACAAACAATAAGCAGGAACAAACATGGTCAAAAAACTGATGATT
Coding sequences within:
- a CDS encoding glutathione S-transferase family protein gives rise to the protein MAMPKVLKVHGLDLSYFTGKLEAYLRGKQIPYELIEMDTGDFKRCGKATGVAQMPQVEWLDGQWLSDTTLIIEFLETLKPETSIMPENATIRFLALLLEDFGDEWLWRPALYYRWAHAQDARLMSHRLADGMMRDVPLPFFMRRWAILNRQRLHFLWLDGVRKSTAKRVEAHYLETLDALETVLEKQPFVLGQRPTLADYGLYGSMFRHFFCDPTPARIMRTRAPAVHEWVARLWNTKLADHNNAPLTTQWPVELTPLLNIIGTEFLPYMQANELAIEQGARQFKFSSQGVQFKIPTQRYRAWRYQRLRNRYQALELSTQQEINACFPELGTALSKPVTCPIEARIKGLPISTPTTMTSRTW
- a CDS encoding TetR/AcrR family transcriptional regulator, whose translation is MVKVDGRTTRGQANRKQIVQALIELIREGHPAPTAEMVSARAGVGLRTVFRHFKDMETLYREMTSEVDAIVAPVLATPVVGNSLHEKLMHAIERRAAMFEKLAPLQAASLVHLHESEYLRDRQASTVELQRHLLKAFLPGEMVKDKALFEAFDLVLSIETWLRLRRDQKLSVNAAKKVLQRSVEQLLK
- a CDS encoding TetR/AcrR family transcriptional regulator codes for the protein MNLRAIQEKRPYLGKEDRRKSLLNAAAELVEEAGWGVLNMSALADRAGVSRQLVYQHFPNLESLLGAAAWAIFTDTMQGTALAITSNPNDIKLAIRSAVFVSLDMPVGKGDALWQLIAGSGLNSPELETIRLGIRGVILKLWVPTMRKAKGLDQAAATGLVWMVILSFWGIRQLIRDGVVSREQGIAQFDALLDRLI
- a CDS encoding glutathione S-transferase family protein; the protein is MRQTYTLYGWHLSYFTGKALCYLRYKQVDHVLKAVNLFTLTRTIKKKTGAAVMPVLKTPSGEWIQDTSEIIDYIESLHHMNPVTPNTPVQEFASTLLEAWGDEWWVPIAMHTRWNYPENFALFEQDAGKALLPWAPRFLQNKAAQRPAKMLRGMLPFVGIVPEQYNTMNEWTVHMLDALNRHFEQLPFLLGERPSLGDFGLVGTMYGHLGRDPWPKRELIEPRTHLNAWLERMKNPAVHADKLLLGNDEIPASLNPIFKSIFEEFIPMVAQVGELATQHAQQNGLNQRLPRRIGEVTTTMGGKPFKRGALPYMIWMMQRALDCYAHMADSDKHDVRTWLKQHNAEHILRLNLPRVERRALTVAVTALPPKHMEKAA
- a CDS encoding SDR family NAD(P)-dependent oxidoreductase; protein product: MSKTVVITGASSGIGKALALEFAQRGCNLGLAARRLDKLDALRAEIALLPGCQNLQVEIIELDVNNTNAVGPALHTLFSHLNQVDVVIVNAGVNKLTGIGKGQLNDELGLMQTNLLGAIATVNAAVEWFKQAGGGHVVGISSLASLTPIPKQAAYCATKAGFSMYLDAAAIELKKYKIDFTKILPGFVKTEIVDDMDKFPFLVSAEQAAREMVNHIEKRRSVGVVPGYPWKLLKPLLANMPTGVWRYIK
- a CDS encoding peptidyl-prolyl cis-trans isomerase, which produces MKPSYSVLGFVAVAILIGILEWRSGEQAANNELVVTEAQRAFVREQVLQSGAQAMGTASYEQAMATYIDEEILYREGLKLGLEKDDLIVKRRVVQKMRFLLEDMTPIAPPTEAQLQTWLDQNAQRYQTEQTIVFDHHFFSRGKRGDEAIYQAGLARNDLLAGQQIISDPFPLQTGSELLSRERITKEFGVATSDTIFDLPLGEWSQAVQSPLGVHLFKVHQKNAGRTMTLEEAGNQLRSDLIAAQREAVNDAGLAALRATYTIKEAP
- a CDS encoding HupE/UreJ family protein translates to MNRLLVAWALCIGLLGAGENGYAHEMGTSALIVHESASGTGQFVFKRTVGSDDKIPPIDFQFAPVCELRDVSTEWEGNTELIQRGNFFCSSALAEHEIIANGFTRLAPDLIVLASPKQGQRVHAVLTPKQASISLGTDTQRTPPLEYLSIGIEHIVFGLDHVLFVTGLYLLWKKRKQNTKQLIGQFTLFTVGHSLTLALLVLGWIAVPTRAIEAWIALSVLWLAWELVRKEPAQPTNWSHLLLIAAFGLLHGSGFALSMEERGFPEDALLSTLLLFNLGIEIGQLWIVTVLATTFTLLEKTHLPNFTRFAQYALTLCIGGAALYWTLERIHSYV
- a CDS encoding DUF3604 domain-containing protein; its protein translation is MYKHCTVVRRLLPTHLLIPALLALSLSACLNSSDTNVAQTDTPTTVSPAERPEDVECVGSSVRKQAFFGDLHIHTKLSFDAYFFNSINGPREAYQFAKGENAFLPSGEDPDTPMRQINIGRPLDFAAVTEHAEQLGTFSNICELQGNVPAGTNPACSALGQVIRDNVSVFITGNVPLYLQLVTSAGSRVPSTRTWEEIQAIANAENQPCKFTTFNGYEFSSNKGGQVLHRNVIFEGTKVPADVISSIPPIPTTDNTNDEWGLFDRLKTECLDVEGCDVVTIPHSTNQSDGRFARVRQPDTGLPLARNNTTLTLADATLRNTLDRLFEIVQHKGASECITGFNKGLTGGEESGCGFEEWKTLCKGNSDDPAECAKVCKGTANDPLFCQVNRLQGTGKSIHAASECTGSDIGGSTPADCTAPLDYARNVLPEGSAIARKLGVNPYQYGFIGSSDTHNGIAGNTDKTKFSKNSGHGGVLDDEPNEALGNWECKQRPLPTDSITGFKLPFSTESAADPNNCEERVFNPVASNFTPGGLAGVWARENTRKEIFAALKRRETFATSGSRMRIRTLASSKPFPSNICEQLAAGASPIEEGLVEGVPMGGTLEVKNKGPYIVAYAIQDPGGEEAGVPLQRLELIKTWADSNGDLRQQVLKLAENANAPQPNSDCSIQQQGPEQMCAVFHDTQYQASTGASYYARALENNSCRWTTKMCTAKGVQCEALQPGNGLFSAQSGFAGFEGCCRIEGEPGNFRGDFRFITQQERAWSSPIWVESPKQAINNKQ